DNA from Chaetodon trifascialis isolate fChaTrf1 chromosome 14, fChaTrf1.hap1, whole genome shotgun sequence:
gagacagacggacagagacagagagagggcgagacagacagacagatggacagagacagacagacggacagagagagacagacagacggacggagacagagagagggcgagacagacagacagatggacagagacagacagacggacagagacagagagagacagacagacggacagagagagacagagagagagacagagagacagacagacagagacagagagacagacagagacagacagatacagagacagacagagagagacagagagacagacagagaaacagacagagacagagagacagacagagacagagacacagacagagagacagacagagacagagagacagacagagagagagacagagacagagagacagacagagagacagacagagacagagagacagacagagaaacagacagagacagagagacagacagagacagagagacagacagacagagagacagacagagaaacagacagatacagagagacagacagagagacagacagagaaacagacagatacaga
Protein-coding regions in this window:
- the LOC139342358 gene encoding putative uncharacterized protein DDB_G0271982 → TERQTEKQTETERQTETETQTERQTETERQTERETETERQTERQTETERQTEKQTEDRERDRDRETDRE